The Micromonospora sp. M71_S20 genome has a window encoding:
- a CDS encoding LamB/YcsF family protein, whose amino-acid sequence MDLNADLGEGFGIWRLGDDAALLDLVTSANVACGFHAGDASTMRRVCEGAAERGVAVGAQVGYRDLAGFGRRHIAYAFAELRDEVTYQLGALEAFCRLFRTRVRYLKPHGALYHAAACDEAQAAALVAAVGDYDDQLPLLCPPGSVLAQLAAGAGLRVVAEGFADRGYLPNGSLVPRTAPGALVTDPEEVAARAVRMATERTVVAVDGSVVPCPVESICLHGDTPGAVRCAELVRAALIDAGVTPTPFA is encoded by the coding sequence ATGGACCTCAACGCTGACCTCGGCGAGGGATTCGGCATCTGGCGACTCGGCGACGACGCCGCGCTGCTGGACCTCGTCACCTCCGCCAACGTCGCCTGCGGCTTCCACGCCGGCGACGCGTCCACCATGCGCCGGGTCTGCGAGGGCGCCGCCGAGCGCGGGGTGGCCGTCGGCGCGCAGGTCGGCTACCGGGACCTCGCCGGCTTCGGCCGGCGGCACATCGCGTACGCCTTCGCGGAGCTGCGCGACGAGGTCACCTACCAGCTCGGGGCCCTGGAGGCGTTCTGCCGGCTGTTCCGCACCCGGGTCCGCTACCTGAAGCCGCACGGGGCGCTCTACCACGCCGCCGCCTGCGACGAGGCCCAGGCGGCGGCGCTGGTCGCGGCGGTCGGCGACTACGACGACCAGCTGCCGCTGCTCTGCCCGCCCGGCTCGGTCCTCGCGCAGCTCGCCGCCGGCGCCGGGCTGCGGGTGGTCGCCGAGGGCTTCGCCGACCGGGGCTACCTGCCCAACGGTTCGCTGGTGCCGCGCACCGCCCCCGGCGCGCTGGTTACCGACCCGGAGGAGGTGGCCGCCCGGGCCGTGCGGATGGCCACCGAGCGGACCGTGGTCGCGGTCGACGGCAGCGTCGTCCCGTGCCCGGTCGAGTCGATCTGCCTGCACGGCGACACCCCCGGCGCGGTCCGCTGCGCCGAACTGGTGCGGGCCGCCCTGATCGACGCCGGCGTCACCCCCACCCCGTTCGCGTGA